A window from Chaetodon trifascialis isolate fChaTrf1 chromosome 5, fChaTrf1.hap1, whole genome shotgun sequence encodes these proteins:
- the LOC139331708 gene encoding uncharacterized protein: MGDKGLRPIFCFASFLVTLHLVNGDLSYSVPEEMKRESVIGNVAKDLGLDLRTLSSRKARVDFEGTRKRYCDINLSSGDLITSERIDRESLCGKKPSCVVKVDLVLENPLELHRISLHIQDVNDNSPKFKDNLIEMEISESADKGNRFSIEEAHDADIGQNAVQRYSLQKNDNFILAVDSNKVELVLENTLDREKQKELNLLLTALDGGSPQRSGTVVIHVTVLDANDNAPVFSQAVYKASLPENSPPESTVITVSATDADEGVNGDVTYDFGHVSDDDVNVFSIDPKTGEIRVSGLIDFEESSSFEMRVKAKDGLGLTSYAKVIIDVTDVNDNAPVIYLQSLTNPIPENVSPGTEVGIINVQDRDSENNRQVRCSIQQNVPFKLVPSIKNYYSLVSTGQLDRELVSDYNITITATDEGSPPLSSSKSVQLSVADINDNPPVFEEQSHSAYVSENNKPGSTLCSVSARDPDWRQNGTVIYSLLAGEVGGAPVSSYVSVNGDTGVIHAVRSFDYEQLRSFKVHVMARDNGSPPLSSNVTVSVFISDVNDNSPQILYPAPEGNSFMTELVPKAAHGGSLVSKVIAVDADSGQNAWLSYQIVKSTDPGLFTIGVHSGEIRTQRDISESDSMKQNLIVSVKDNGQPSLSATCSMYLLISDNLAEVPELKDISYDEKNSKLTSYLIIALVSVSTFFLTFIIIILGVRFCRRRKPRLLFDGAVAIPSAYLPPNYADVDGTGTLRSTYNYDAYLTTGSRTSDFKFVSSYNDNTLPADQTLRKDPGDFADVFGDSDTSPELRQTLGLGLWRFLFKSFVFWLCMWTRTRTRLLFQIDVMMATTGLALQSCAVALLLFSLRFANGDVSYSFPEEMKRGSLIGNIAKDLGLETSRLSARKARIDTDGSDKRYCEINLRNGDLIVADRIDREGLCGDKASCVLKQELMLENPLELHRISLHVQDVNDNSPQFNKELIHIDISENAVKGARFPIEEAHDADIGKYSVQTYNLQKNENFILGVGTNSVELVLNKELDRENLQEVSLLLTALDGGSPQRSGTVVIHITVLDANDNVPVFSQAVYKASVPENSPLGTLVLTVSATDADEGLNGDVTYDFGHISEDIKSMFAIDHKTGDIKLTTMVDYETASSFELRVTAKDGLGLTSYAKVIIDVTDINDNAPIIYLKSLTNPIPENVPPGTEVGIINVQDRDSENNRQVRCSIQQNVPFKLVPSIKNYYSLVSTGQLDRELVSDYNITITATDEGSPPLSSSKSVQLSVADINDNPPVFEEQSYSAYVSENNKPGSTLCSVSARDPDWRQNGTVIYSLLAGEVGGAPVSSYVSVNGDTGVIHAVRSFDYEQLRSFKVHVMARDNGSPPLSSNVTVSVLISDVNDNSPQILYPAPEGNSFMTELVPKAAHGGSLVSKVIAVDADSGQNAWLSYQIVKSTDPGLFTIGVHSGEIRTQRDISESDSMKQNLIVSVKDNGQPSLSATCSMYLLISDNLAEVPELKDISYDEKNSKLTSYLIIALVSVSTFFLTFIIIILGVRFCRRRKPRLLFDGAVAIPSAYLPPNYADVDGTGTLRSTYNYDAYLTTGSRTSDFKFVSSYNDNTLPADQTLRKDPVDFAEAFGDCESSPEVGTPK, from the exons ATGGGAGACAAAGGACTTCGTCCGATCTTCTGCTTCGCTTCCTTTCTTGTAACGCTGCACCTCGTTAATGGAGACCTGAGCTATTCTGTTCCAGAGGAGATGAAACGCGAGTCTGTCATTGGGAATGTAGCCAAAGATCTCGGTCTTGATCTGAGGACCTTGTCTTCCCGAAAGGCCCGTGTTGATTTTGAGGGGACTCGTAAGCGTTACTGTGACATTAATCTGAGCAGCGGAGATTTGATCACATCGGAGAGAATTGACCGAGAAAGCCTTTGTGGCAAGAAACCCTCGTGTGTTGTGAAAGTAGATCTGGTGTTAGAAAATCCTTTGGAGCTTCATCGAATAAGTCTTCATATTCAAGATGTAAATGACAACTCGCCCAAATTCAAGGACAACTTGATTGAAATGGAAATCAGTGAGTCCGCAGACAAAGGTAACCGCTTCTCTATCGAGGAGGCCCATGACGCAGATATCGGTCAAAATGCAGTTCAGAGGTACAGTCTTcaaaaaaatgacaactttATTCTCGCTGTTGACAGCAACAAAGTTGAGCTCGTGTTGGAGAATACACTTGACCgggagaaacaaaaagagctgAATTTGCTTCTCACAGCTTTGGATGGTGGCTCTCCTCAGAGATCAGGTACAGTCGTCATACACGTCACTGTGCTGGATGCTAATGATAACGCCCCAGTGTTCAGCCAGGCCGTTTATAAAGCCAGTCTGCCTGAAAACTCTCCTCCAGAGAGCACAGTGATTACTGTTAGTGCTACAGACGCAGATGAAGGAGTGAATGGAGATGTGACATATGACTTTGGCCACGTATCTGATGACGATGTGAATGTTTTCTCTATTGATCccaaaacaggagaaattaGAGTCAGTGGTTTGATTGACTTTGAAGAAAGTAGTTCTTTTGAAATGAGGGTTAAAGCCAAAGATGGTTTGGGACTAACATCGTACGCCAAAGTAATAATCGATGTTACTGATGTAAATGACAATGCTCCAGTCATATACTTGCAATCTCTGACTAACCCCATACCTGAGAACGTGTCACCTGGTACAGAGGTGGGCATCATTAACGTGCAGGACAGAGACTCTGAGAACAACAGACAGGTGCGCTGCTCCATTCAGCAAAACGTCCCTTTTAAGTTGGTTCCCTCTATTAAAAACTATTATTCTCTGGTGAGCACAGGACAACTGGACCGCGAACTAGTGTCTGATTACAACATTACAATCACTGCCACTGACGAGggctctccacctctgtcctcctctaaaAGTGTTCAGTTATCTGTAGCAGACATCAACGACAACCCACCTGTGTTTGAGGAGCAGTCGCACAGCGCATAtgtgagtgaaaacaacaaacctggCTCCACTTTATGTTCCGTTAGTGCTCGAGACCCCGACTGGAGACAGAACGGGACAGTGATTTATTCTCTGTTAGCTGGTGAGGTGGGCGGTGCCCCGGTGTCCTCCTATGTGTCTGTGAACGGAGACACGGGGGTGATCCACGCTGTGAGGTCGTTTGATTATGAACAGCTGAGGAGTTTTAAAGTGCACGTGATGGCCAGAGACAAcggttctcctcctctgagcagcaacGTGACCGTCAGTGTGTTCATATCGGATGTGAATGACAACTCTCCTCAGATCCTGTACCCCGCCCCGGAGGGCAACTCGTTCATGACCGAGCTGGTCCCCAAAGCTGCACACGGAGGCTCTCTGGTGTCCAAAGTGATCGCGGTGGACGCGGACTCCGGCCAGAACGCCTGGCTGTCCTATCAGATAGTCAAATCCACTGATCCTGGACTTTTCACTATCGGTGTCCACAGCGGAGAGATCAGGACACAGCGGGACATTTCTGAATCTGACAGCATGAAACAGAACCTGATTGTGTCAGTGAAAGATAACGGacagccctctctgtctgccacgTGCTCCATGTATTTACTTATTTCTGATAACTTGGCTGAGGTGCCAGAACTGAAGGACATTTCTTATGATGAGAAGAATTCCAAACTGACCTCTTATCTGATCATCGCTCTGGTGTCAGTGTCCACCTTTtttctgaccttcatcatcatcatcctgggtGTGAGGTTTTGTCGCAGGAGAAAGCCCAGACTGTTGTTTGATGGAGCAGTCGCCATCCCGAGCGCGTATCTGCCTCCAAATTACGCAGATGTTGACGGCACAGGAACTTTACGCAGCACTTACAATTATGACGCCTACCTGACAACAGGATCTCGAACCAGTGACTTTAAGTTTGTTTCATCTTACAATGACAACACACTGCCTGCTGACCAGACTCTGAGGAAAGATCCAGGAGACTTTGCTGATGTGTTTGGAGATAGCGATACTTCTCCTGAG CTGAGGCAGACGCTTGGTCTTGGGttgtggagatttttgtttaaaTCCTTCGTATTTTGGCTTTGCATGTGGACACGGACTAGGACACGATTGCTGTTTCAGATCGACGTCATGATGGCCACCACTGGACTCGCATTGCAAAGCTGTGCCGTTGCTCTCCTGCTCTTTTCTTTGCGCTTTGCCAATGGGGATGTTAGCTATTCTTTTCCGGAGGAGATGAAACGCGGATCGTTGATTGGAAATATCGCCAAGGACTTGGGTCTTGAAACAAGCAGACTATCCGCTCGGAAGGCCCGCATTGACACCGATGGGAGCGACAAACGTTATTGTGAGATAAATCTCCGTAACGGGGATCTGATTGTTGCCGACAGGATTGACAGAGAGGGCCTGTGTGGAGACAAAGCATCCTGCGTGTTAAAACAAGAGCTCATGTTAGAGAATCCATTGGAATTACATCGAATTAGTCTCCATGTTCAGGATGTAAATGATAACTCTCCGCAGTTTAACAAAGAATTGATCCACATAGATATCAGTGAAAACGCGGTCAAAGGTGCTCGTTTTCCAATAGAAGAAGCACATGATGCTGATATTGGCAAATATTCAGTCCAGACGTACAACCTCCAAAAGAATGAGAATTTCATTCTGGGCGTTGGAACAAATTCAGTCGAACTTGTCCTGAACAAAGAGCTCGACCGAGAAAatttacaggaagtcagtctgCTTCTCACAGCTCTGGATGGTGGTTCTCCTCAAAGGTCAGGTACCGTAGTAATTCACATCACTGTCCTGGATGCTAATGATAATGTCCCAGTGTTCAGCCAGGCCGTTTATAAGGCCAGTGTTCCTGAAAACTCTCCACTAGGTACTCTCGTGCTGACAGTGAGCGCAACTGATGCAGACGAGGGACTGAATGGAGACGTTACATACGATTTTGGACACATTTCAGAGGATATAAAGTCAATGTTTGCAATTGATCATAAGACAGGTGACATAAAATTGACGACCATGGTCGATTACGAAACGGCGTCATCGTTTGAACTGCGAGTAACAGCAAAAGATGGTTTAGGTTTAACTTCTTATGCCAAAGTCATCATAGATGTGACTGATATAAATGACAACGCCCCGATTATATATCTAAAATCACTGACCAATCCCATTCCTGAGAACGTGCCACCTGGTACAGAGGTGGGCATCATTAACGTGCAGGACAGAGACTCTGAGAACAACCGACAGGTGCGCTGCTCCATTCAGCAAAACGTTCCTTTTAAGTTGGTTCCCTCTATTAAAAACTATTATTCTCTGGTGAGCACAGGACAACTGGACCGCGAACTAGTGTCTGATTACAACATTACAATCACTGCCACTGACGAGggctctccacctctgtcctcctctaaaAGTGTTCAGTTATCTGTAGCAGACATCAACGACAACCCACCTGTGTTTGAGGAGCAGTCGTACAGCGCATAtgtgagtgaaaacaacaaacctggCTCCACTTTATGTTCCGTTAGTGCTCGAGACCCCGACTGGAGACAGAACGGGACAGTGATTTATTCTCTGTTAGCTGGTGAGGTGGGCGGTGCCCCGGTGTCCTCCTATGTGTCTGTGAACGGAGACACGGGGGTGATCCACGCTGTGAGGTCGTTTGATTATGAACAGCTGAGGAGTTTTAAAGTGCACGTGATGGCCAGAGACAAcggttctcctcctctgagcagcaacGTGACCGTCAGTGTGTTGATATCGGATGTGAATGACAACTCTCCTCAGATCCTGTACCCCGCCCCGGAGGGCAACTCGTTCATGACCGAGCTGGTTCCCAAAGCTGCACACGGAGGCTCTCTGGTGTCCAAAGTGATCGCGGTGGACGCGGACTCCGGCCAGAACGCCTGGCTGTCCTATCAGATAGTCAAATCCACTGATCCTGGACTTTTCACTATCGGTGTCCACAGCGGAGAGATCAGGACACAGCGGGACATTTCTGAATCTGACAGCATGAAACAGAACCTGATTGTGTCAGTGAAAGATAACGGacagccctctctgtctgccacgTGCTCCATGTATTTACTTATTTCTGATAACTTGGCTGAGGTGCCAGAACTGAAGGACATTTCTTATGATGAGAAGAACTCCAAACTGACCTCTTATCTGATCATCGCTCTGGTGTCAGTGTCCACCTTTtttctgaccttcatcatcatcatcctgggtGTGAGGTTTTGTCGCAGGAGAAAGCCCAGACTGTTGTTTGATGGAGCAGTCGCCATCCCGAGCGCGTATCTGCCTCCAAATTACGCAGATGTTGACGGCACAGGAACTTTACGCAGCACTTACAATTATGACGCCTACCTGACAACAGGATCTCGAACCAGTGATTTTAAGTTTGTTTCCTCTTACAATGACAACACACTGCCTGCTGACCAGACTCTGAGGAAAGATCCAGTAGACTTTGCTGAAGCGTTTGGAGATTGTGAATCTTCTCCTGAGGTAGGAACACCTAAATGA